In Mus pahari chromosome 16, PAHARI_EIJ_v1.1, whole genome shotgun sequence, the DNA window atacatacatacatacattatagaGAGAAAACATAGAACTTATGTTCTAAGGTAGAAAAGGAGGCAGCATGAGCTAACTCATAGATGATTTGAAAATACTCAGAACACTCAAAGATTGTGTCTAGAATTCTAATAGTCTACAGTTGGAAACCACCCAAATATGCATCAGTTTATGGATAAATACATTGAGGCATATCCATAATGAATAATGGGCTATTATTCATTCAggcataaaaagaaatgaaatattggCCATGCTACTAAATGGATAAACCTTGAAATTGGACTAAAAAGTCAAACATAGAGACTGTATATTTCCTACTCTATAATAGGAAATATTCAGAAAGGCAACTTCAGCAGCAGAATGGACTAGCAGTTGCCACCAGCATTAAGTAGGAAGTAGCTGCTTAGGTAGGTATACAGGTTTCCTTCTGCGGTGATTACCTATTTAGGAactatatatatatctccacccCATCCCATGAGAACTTAGAATAACACTAAGAAAATCCATCCACAAGTctgaactcttaaaaaaaaaaaatcattttattgaccCTTTACCATACAAAATTTATTCAAATTACATCCATTTGAAGTGGTAAGATCACAGCTGGAACAGGTCACCCTGTAACAAATCTATTTACAAAATCCATCAtaaaagcttttgtttgtttgtctgtctatttttacattatattacattatttatttatttatttattattatttttttcaaactagCATACAACACAAAGCTAAACTGATTAGTAGTTTGCCTACTCCCAGTGTTGGGAGAAACACTTCCTTTTTACAAAAGCATGTACCCCGTAGGAAAGACACTCCCACACCCTGCCAACTGTCACCCATCCTCCTCCGCAAGGCATCTTCCTCAGATCCCTCTCACTCACACAACCTGTCATGCACACACTTGGATTCTTACTTCGTTTTTCCTGAAAGCTAAAGCTTTAAATACTGCGATTCTATTTACAGACAGAGCTACACgtacgacaaaaaaaaaaaaaaaaaaaaaagcaaacgaGAGTCACAGgcgaaaacaacagaaacaaaacacaaaaacccaagGCGACGGTCTTAAAAAATTACAAACCAGCTAGAAAATATTCTGGCAGTGTTTACAAATGAATTGCTATCTCTGTACAAACCTGGTAAATAATGGCAATGTGAGCGGACTGTATCGACTTAAATAAAACGgctatgtacacaaacacacgcCTAACACTGTTTGACAGCTCATGTGTTGCCCTTTATACAGTTTTAGTTCTGAGGCTCACGGCGTCTTCATTCGCACACGTGTAACTTTCAGCCATTCCGCATGTGAGCTTTTAGTAGCAGCAACTCAATGGTACCAGGGAACCTGCATCTCAGGACttaaagtaacaaaaatactGTAGTACTCATCTATTTTGTGTGCCAGATACTACGAGAAAGAAAACGCCTAAATGCGAACAGACTAGAGCATGGATGTCTCACACTGCGTACGCCAGTTAAGCCCCTTAACTGGAGAAAGTCTTATTATGCATTGAAAGAACTCTTGAAGATTTATTAGTATTCCTTTCGtttcttaaaacaataaatacgGCATTACAATACGAATAGTTTCAACAAGAAAAGTCAACCAAACACATAACAACCTAGAGCCAGGTGAGTTCAGTCATTAGGCTTTGGGGACAGAAACCCAGCCCGATGCAGCTGGCAAAGAGAATTACACAaagccagaagcagaggcagctaACCAGATGAGATAAATACAGGGCATTGGGGGAAAGCTTGGCATAAACGGTTTCCCATACAGGAAAAAACCCCACAGTGCATTTCCAGTAGGCACTTAACACgaagctccccctccctcctccaccccagtgCTTCAGCTAGGACCACACGGGATTATTCGGTACCAAGTCCAGAGTGTGTGAGGGGAGGAGGCCGGGGCTGGAGGctgaagagagaggaagatagTCTGCACCTTTGATTTTTCTTCCCAAACATACACCacgcatacccacacacagagtTTAAAGTGCCGGTGtcttctgtctccaccctccccccaccaccaccactttgcATATTGTGGAAATCTATCTAGAGTAAACTGGCCAGGGTTCTTGTGGTTTTAGTAAAAGGTTTTCCCAAGGGATATTTTCAACTCGATCAAATGTGTATGAGTTGAGTGCCTACTACATGCCTCCTGGGCAGGCCAGGCACATAGTGTTTCAAACTGCTCAGCCGGAGGTTAGTTTTCGTGACTAACTCATTTCCGCAGCCCTTAGCATCCAAGGAATGGATTTGAGGTACTATGCCATATTCAACACCAGGACAAGATGGCCGTTGCCACCTGCCAGTGGGAACGCTATTCTTGGAAGTAACTGGAAGGGTCCTTGCTGACACAAAGCCTCCAGTTTGGGACACCATTCCTGAGGAGTAACAAGGGAGTCGCCCTGGCATTCTATCAGTGCATTTCCCGTCTCCTGACCTCCCTTAGTCCAAACTCACCCACTCACAGTGGATGCGGCAAATGGGTTCTGGATAGAACTAGTCCACCCCCAGACACAGTGGGAGCTCCTCGCTCCTACTTAGGGAAGTGTCCCTGATAGAATGCCACTCACACCATGGGATGCCTTTCTCCCTAGGGCCTCTCCACCTGACCGCATCCTGAGAAGTGGTCTCCCTGAGTGTGGCATTAGAGCCCTTTCCCCGGTCGCAGGGGCCCGGGAAGCCCGAGGATGGAGGGGATCCATGCCTGCTGCTCCACGGGACAGCTGTATCATCTGGCCCGAGGTCCTCACTGTGGGCCACTCGAGTCAGCAAGCCCCGGAGCGGTTCTCGTTCCAAGCTCCCCTCCTGGGAAAGGAGGCAAGACAGAGGATGCTTCGCACGAGGCTGGTTGGTGGACCTTAGGTCACACGGGGTTAGATGCTTTTATCAGTAGAGGTGCTCTCCCTCTGCTAAAGGAATAGGAATTTGCAAAACTCGCTTTAAGGTAAACAATTCAATTGAAATAGTGATGGGCGCCACAGGAATGCTTCAATGgcagctagaaaaataaaaacttctaaaACAACCCACAAGGAACTCCTAAGTCACAAGTAATCAACCGGGAAAACTCACAAATACGCAGGATGGGGGCAGTGGAAGTGGGGGGTATGGAGACAGGGAAATCCACAACAGCTTCGAGCAGCAGAACCCTACCAGTCTCTGTATCTGCAATGAGTACTTGCAAACAAGTTCTTCATCCAAAAGGCTGTGGAGGCTCTTGCAGCCTCTTAGCGGGACACTAGCGGCCCATAGCTTACACTGAATTATGAGAGTAATTTAAATATTCCTAAGAGTTGGAGAAATCCGTGTCATTCCTTTGCATGACTTCAAGCTTGCATTGGTGGCAGAATTCCATTCCATGGTAGCAGACTCACAAAGACATGCATTCTGCAAGAGAAGGCACGGCTTGAACTGCTGTTAAGGGAGGGCGCTGTTTCCAAACGGGCCAGGCGGCCGGACCCAGTCAACAGCCCATCCGTTAGGCACAGCAAGCCAGTCCgcaaggaaaggagaggaaggaggggagggaaggacaggTGAGAGACACCTGATTGCACATCTTCTCACGTGCTGACTCGTCAGGAAGATTTGGGAGCCTGGGACCAGGCAGGGCTTTCCCAAGGGAGCCTGCAACTGTGcgcttagaaaaaaaacaaaaaaccaaaaaaaaacaaaaaaattaattcatcaAAATGTCAGCTTTGTTCTGAAGTTTACTTCATGATACTCTTGGaggaggaaggtaggaaggaCAACACTGCGACACACGTTTCCAATTCCGTGATAAAAAAATATTGGTTTATAAGGACCGTTTGTACAAAGCCCAATCAACTACACATGAAGTCCTCCACCAGAGGCAGCTTCTCCAAATCGTAGGCATCGAAGAGATCGCtgatcccctcttcctcccccaggcTCAGCAGATAGTCCTCTTGGAGCAGGGGAGGCAGTAAGTTCACAAAAGGTCCTTCAAGGTTGGAAGGGATTTGGTCCTCAGTCTGCTGTAAAAGGTTGgctggggaggccagaggagagaggtTTGCTGTAGAAACCGAGCAGTTACTATGTCCTGAGTTGTTAGAAGCCAAGtctgtaaggggggggggggaagaaggggggGNGGNGAGTCAACgttaggagaaaacaaacaaacaaacNccctgctttttttttttttttttttttttgaaggatgtGTATTCTGCTGCTCCTCAGCTCACTGGGGCTGTGGGAGGACACAGATCACCACTAGGCTAACAGGCATGAAGAATGACAtcactttgttttgttctagTCTATTCACGGttgaaccttttatttttttggagaaagGTTTTCTGTATCTTTAAAATCCAAGCTGAAGCTCCCAAGAGCTCTTCTTCAGCTGGAGGAAAGGAGAAGCGGGCTGCTCCGTCCCTGCTGCTTTCTGATCGCATAGATCCTCTCCTTACTGgccagaagaggaagatgaggccAAGATGCTGACCAAGGCTGTCTTCTCAATTCCATCCCTAATGACTTCAGAAGCATCATCCAAGATGTCTACTGAAGCCTGGCTGATACCCAAGACTGTCTACAGCCATCGTCCAGTACGCCAAGGAAACAGTTTTCTGCTTTCAAGAGCCTGCAGCATCTTCATCAGGGGTGAGGGACCATTTGGACCAAGATCATTATTTTAGTCTACAAACTGATCATAATGCCTCAGAAAATTATTCCGACAACATGAAACTTCTCTCCATACAACACAAAGCCTTTAAGAGGTGCAGGTCATGGCCAACTGGTGGATCTCCAGGACCCAGCTGCAAGTTCAGAATGGACTTGGAGTCACCTTCCTGACTCCTACAGGGCAAGCATGTCACCCTCACACCAGGCGTTTAACATGGTGGAGCAGCTAGTGTCACCTATAAATTCCAGGCCCACTTGCAGGCACTGCCCAGCACTTTGGTTACTCTGGTAAGTTTAATGGGTTACACGTGACTCCTAGCAATAATGGCATCAGTCTAGTGGACCCAAGCATTTGGTTAAGACATAGCCATGAGGTCCTTCTCCATGCCTTCCTTTCTAAACCCCGTGTCTCAGAGTGAAATCTTTGTTTACCTTTGGAAGTGGGCTTAGGGATATTCCCATTGTGGTCTTGGTTATTTGTTTTCATGGGTCTGTGTGTTTCCGTCTCTTCTGGACACAGGTAAACCTCAATGGGCCCTTGGGTACTTGCCAAATGGATTTGTAGGCTCTAGAACCAAGAAAGAGATCAAGTTCACTTAGAAGTGAAAACCAAAGCACATCTCACCTGAAACTGATGAGGAGGGGTGACGTTCATTGTTCGTTTTGCTCCCCCACTCTTCGTCTGTCAGCACTGACATTCTCCCAGAGCAAGGGCCAGCAGATGACTATAGTCTGAAGGCCCAATCCATGCCCCCATCCggctttgtaaataaagttttattgggacgGAGAGTTTGTGGCCATTCTCATGCTGCCTATTTTCATATTGCCTCTGGCTGTTTTCATATTACGTAGTAACATGTACTAGAGTTTACTACGTGAATAATCTAAACAGAAATTATGATGCTTGCAAAATGAAAGACAGCTACAGCCTGGAGCTTTAAGAAGTTTGTTGATTCTTGCTAGAGAAATAATTTGAGGGGTGGGTGTCCACGTCTTTTTTAGCTGTATTATTTTCCTACAAATTATTTAAAGGTCTGTTAAATGTTCCAAAcaacttatttctattttttaatttctattatcTTTCCAATACCCAATTTATAAACTCTAATAACCAACTTATACACAGTATTTTAGAGTGACAGGAGCTATAGTGAGTAAGAGAATAAATAAAGCAtattggctttcctggaactcactctgtagacaaggctggatttgaactcagagattcatctgccccttcccttcctcccaagtgctgggatgaaagacatgtgtcaccattgACCAGCAcagtttttagaaaatatttttacttatttatttttaaataattggattgtaagtggatttaaaaaaaagaattattcattgAGTTTCATGTGTACTTGTACTTTGCCTGAACTCATCCTTATGCATCAGCAAGTATGCCTGTTGGTGATGTGAGGCACTGGATCCTCTGAGAAAGgaattatagatggctgtgagctgctgtgtgggtgctgggaaccactcaggacctctggaggagaggccaatgctcttaaccactaagccatctctccagtccaagatTTTACtttcttactattattttttaaaaaattgttcttatttgatttgtttgtgtATACATCTTTACACCCGTGTGCACGCCTGGGTACCTGACAAGCTATTACCGAacgttgtgagctgccacgtggctgctgggaattgaagcagGCTCCTCTCACAGAGCAACAAGTGTTTTAAactactaagccacctctccagtgcaTTATTTAAAGGCATGTTTCTACATCTGTGTGAATAGAGATTCCTGTGTGTGGCTGTTGGCCAGAGGCCCAGAGGGCACTGCATcttctgcagctggagttataggtcCTTATGAGCTGCTCTACATGAatcctgggaatggaacttgggtcttctggaatagGGGTCAGTgctataaccactgagccatctcttcagcttgcACAGCAAACGAGTATTTAGAGGCTCTCTTCATCTAGGTCATAACGTTGTAATTGTATAAGGTATGAAGTTTACCttgtaaatttaatattttaggaATTATCTCTTAATATTCTAGGTATTTTCTTTTCACTATAGTTCCTTTATCTTATAATTACAGCCTAGGCTGATTTCATCAAAGTACACCTGAAAGCAATTACAAGGACGCCCGTCCTACTTTCTTACAATATCCTCGGCTATTGATTACCCCAAGGTCccatttaattttctcaaagtaaACACGCTACAAATGATTTTTAAGAATTCCTAAAATGTGCTAGGTCAGAGAGCTACTTCTAAAATCCATAGTGGGGATGCCCGTACACAAGGCAATCAACATACAATTTCTCAAGTGGTTCAAACTGATCACAGCCACCAGATAACAAATTGTGAAAAAAGAAAGTTGAGAAAACAGGGCACTGAAGCCTGCTGTGACCCCAACACCCCTCTAAATTGAAACCAGACGTTTTGGGCATTTAATAAACAGGGAACTTTTGAACTCCTTTAAATGTTAAGTTATGGAAAATAAATGAGGAGGAATTATCAAGTTCTTGGGAGGGGTCAATGATGCTTGCGTTCAGAAGTTCTGGAACGTTCTCTACAAATGGCCGGCGTCGCTGTCTCCTTACCTCTATTGAGTCAGGCACTTCAAGTCTCGTTTCTGGAGGGGCTTTCACAACTATAACAGTTTGGTCTTTAAGGCCACTAATTTTTCGAATATCTTGATATGTAACATAAGCTAACGTAAGAAGCGTTAAGGAAATCTTCTATCTAGTTGCCACAGACGTAGCTATCATGAACACAACATAACAGACATAGACAATTTCCCATGGTTTCACGACTTAAAAGAATAGGTATGTCTTCCCTTCTGGATCATCAGGTAAATGGATTCCTCATGGCCCCCGTCCTTTCTGGTTGATGCTTAAGACTAAAAGAAATCTATACTTTATCCTGCCAACCTTGTGTACTGGTAGTCCATGAACTCCAGCGAAGTGCCCTGTCAATCAAACTGATTGACAGATGGTCCTAATCTGCAGCGGGGTGTGGGGAGGTAAGATTTGCTAATCAAAATCTGAGACGGCAGCTACTTCTGCTTGCTATTAGCAAGTGTCAGCAGCCACCGAATGAATGAATAAGGAGCAAATACATCAGAGGAAGAATGGAGTCTACTGCTTGCTCGGGCAGACAGCCTGTTTACTCGGGTGCACCTGGGCTGGTGTGATTGCATAGCGCCTAGAGATCAGAGCATCATTATTTCTGTAGAAAAATTACcctcattattattatcactagAACATTTCAGGGTTCCCAAGGAGGTGAGCAGCAACTCCCAGGTGCTCCGCAACTGAATGAATTTAAGATACAATGACTTagctaaaaagaataaattaacatTTCACGATGCTCCATAGTTACTCCCAAGTACTGAACAATTCCTGTCAATGTCCTGGAAGTTAGGTCTGAAAGGATATCACGAAAGACCATGCTACTCAACTGGCTGACAAACGCTCTCACAAAACTCAGCTAGAGACAGACATTCAGCAGTAGAGACAACAG includes these proteins:
- the E2f3 gene encoding transcription factor E2F3 isoform X3, with translation MPLQQQAKRRLELGESGHQYLSDGLKTPKGKGRAALRSPDSPKTPKSPSEKTRYDTSLGLLTKKFIQLLSQSPDGVLDLNKAAEVLKVQKRRIYDITNVLEGIHLIKKKSKNNVQWMGCSLSEDGGMLAQCQGLSKEVTELSQEEKKLDELIQSCTLDLKLLTEDSENQRLAYVTYQDIRKISGLKDQTVIVVKAPPETRLEVPDSIESLQIHLASTQGPIEVYLCPEETETHRPMKTNNQDHNGNIPKPTSKDLASNNSGHSNCSVSTANLSPLASPANLLQQTEDQIPSNLEGPFVNLLPPLLQEDYLLSLGEEEGISDLFDAYDLEKLPLVEDFMCS
- the E2f3 gene encoding transcription factor E2F3 isoform X4, producing the protein MPLQQQAKRRLELGESGHQYLSDGLKTPKGKGRAALRSPDSPKKKTRYDTSLGLLTKKFIQLLSQSPDGVLDLNKAAEVLKVQKRRIYDITNVLEGIHLIKKKSKNNVQWMGCSLSEDGGMLAQCQGLSKEVTELSQEEKKLDELIQSCTLDLKLLTEDSENQRLAYVTYQDIRKISGLKDQTVIVVKAPPETRLEVPDSIESLQIHLASTQGPIEVYLCPEETETHRPMKTNNQDHNGNIPKPTSKDLASNNSGHSNCSVSTANLSPLASPANLLQQTEDQIPSNLEGPFVNLLPPLLQEDYLLSLGEEEGISDLFDAYDLEKLPLVEDFMCS